The following are from one region of the Hydrogenophaga sp. BPS33 genome:
- the pstS gene encoding phosphate ABC transporter substrate-binding protein PstS, whose protein sequence is MINKRIFLKTVAAAAMATAGMGSALAADITGAGATFPFPIYAKWAEAYKKETGIGLNYQSIGSSGGIRQIRAKTVAFGASDAPVPGADLDKDAMVQFPAIIGGTVPVINLDGFKPGELRVSGPVLAEMFLGKIVKWNDPKLAALNPGKTLPDANITVVHRADGSGTTFNWTDYLTVVSKEWADTVGKGAAVKWPAASSVGGKGNEGVAANVNRVKGALGYVEYAYVKKNNMNFLQLQNADGKYVSPDDKAFAAAAASADWFSAPGMGISMVNAKGAESWPVSTASFILMYKNPADKAQSAEVLKFFDWAFKNGKGMAAELDYVPLPDTLTAQIRSKVWTQIQK, encoded by the coding sequence ATGATCAACAAACGCATTTTCCTCAAGACCGTGGCCGCTGCCGCCATGGCCACCGCAGGCATGGGCTCCGCACTGGCCGCCGACATCACCGGCGCGGGCGCGACCTTCCCCTTCCCGATCTATGCCAAGTGGGCGGAGGCCTACAAGAAAGAAACCGGCATCGGCCTGAACTACCAATCCATCGGTTCGTCCGGTGGCATCCGCCAGATCCGCGCCAAGACCGTCGCCTTCGGCGCGTCCGACGCCCCTGTGCCCGGCGCAGACCTGGACAAGGACGCCATGGTGCAGTTCCCCGCCATCATCGGCGGCACGGTGCCCGTGATCAACCTGGATGGCTTCAAGCCCGGCGAGCTGCGCGTGAGCGGCCCGGTGCTGGCCGAGATGTTCCTGGGCAAGATCGTCAAGTGGAACGACCCCAAGCTGGCGGCCCTGAACCCTGGCAAGACCCTGCCTGATGCCAACATCACCGTTGTGCACCGTGCCGACGGTTCGGGTACCACGTTCAACTGGACCGATTACCTGACCGTGGTCAGCAAGGAGTGGGCCGACACCGTGGGCAAGGGCGCCGCCGTCAAATGGCCGGCCGCCTCATCCGTCGGGGGCAAGGGCAACGAAGGTGTGGCCGCCAACGTGAACCGTGTCAAGGGCGCACTGGGCTATGTGGAATACGCATACGTCAAGAAGAACAACATGAACTTCCTGCAATTGCAGAATGCCGACGGAAAGTACGTGAGCCCAGACGACAAGGCCTTCGCCGCCGCCGCCGCCAGCGCCGACTGGTTCAGCGCTCCCGGCATGGGCATTTCGATGGTGAACGCCAAGGGCGCCGAAAGCTGGCCCGTGAGCACGGCTTCGTTCATCCTGATGTACAAGAATCCGGCCGACAAAGCGCAATCCGCCGAGGTGCTGAAGTTCTTTGACTGGGCGTTCAAGAACGGCAAGGGCATGGCAGCCGAACTGGACTATGTGCCACTGCCCGACACCCTGACAGCGCAAATCCGTTCCAAGGTCTGGACGCAGATCCAGAAATAA
- the ppx gene encoding exopolyphosphatase, which yields MQNGTLLAAIDLGSNSFRLEIGRHHSGHIERIEYIKETVRQGSGLDEEKNLSQAAMERGWECLARFAERLHGFKKQQVRAVATQTLREAKNRDEFLRQAQAILGFNIDVVSGYEEARLIYQGVSRLLPHSDEKRLVVDIGGRSTEMILGQGYTARTMESYRLGSVAWSTRYFPRGQFSASAFKTAEVAAKAVIDEALDKFPPAEWTVAYGSSGTVSAVADMLGANGWASGVVTRSGLDWLTDRLIKAGSADQLRLEGIKDDRRPVIGGGVAVLRAIFDLFGIEQMLPAQGALRHGALYDLIDRVTDGGDVRERTVRWLVQRFSADEAQGKRVSDVSTALFSQIAALDAQNERYSQKLAWAGRLHEIGTHISHDRAHHHGAYILDHVDAPGFSLPELHRMSQLVMGQRGKLRKLEEALTDELFAKQLMALRLAVLLCHARQMPEYQSVKLSYKPRAFKLSTNPGWARRYPQSAWLLGEEVLAWQKSAWKFTADIR from the coding sequence ATGCAAAACGGAACCCTTCTCGCCGCCATCGACCTCGGCTCCAACAGTTTCCGGCTCGAGATCGGCCGCCACCACTCCGGCCATATCGAGCGCATCGAATACATCAAGGAGACCGTGCGCCAAGGCAGCGGGCTCGACGAGGAGAAAAACCTCAGCCAGGCCGCGATGGAGCGCGGCTGGGAGTGCCTGGCGCGCTTTGCCGAGCGGCTGCACGGCTTCAAGAAGCAACAGGTGCGCGCGGTGGCTACGCAAACGCTGCGCGAGGCCAAGAACCGCGACGAATTCCTGCGCCAGGCGCAAGCCATTCTGGGATTCAACATCGACGTGGTCTCGGGCTACGAAGAAGCGCGCCTGATCTACCAGGGCGTCTCGCGCCTGCTGCCACACTCCGACGAAAAGCGGCTGGTGGTGGACATCGGAGGACGCTCCACCGAAATGATTCTGGGCCAGGGCTATACGGCGCGCACCATGGAGTCCTACCGACTGGGCAGCGTGGCGTGGTCCACGCGCTATTTCCCACGCGGCCAGTTCAGCGCATCTGCCTTCAAGACCGCCGAGGTGGCGGCCAAGGCGGTGATCGACGAGGCGCTGGACAAGTTTCCGCCCGCCGAATGGACCGTGGCCTATGGCTCTTCGGGGACGGTGAGCGCGGTGGCCGACATGCTCGGCGCCAATGGCTGGGCCAGCGGGGTGGTGACGCGCTCGGGCCTGGACTGGTTGACCGACAGACTCATCAAGGCCGGCAGTGCCGACCAGTTGCGCCTCGAGGGCATCAAGGACGATCGGCGACCGGTGATTGGCGGTGGCGTGGCCGTGCTTCGAGCGATCTTCGATCTGTTCGGCATCGAACAGATGCTGCCCGCGCAAGGTGCGCTGCGGCATGGCGCGTTGTACGACCTGATCGACCGTGTCACCGATGGTGGCGACGTGCGCGAGCGCACGGTGCGCTGGCTGGTGCAGCGCTTCTCGGCCGATGAAGCGCAAGGCAAACGCGTGAGCGATGTCAGCACCGCGCTGTTTTCCCAGATCGCCGCGCTCGATGCCCAGAACGAGCGGTATTCGCAGAAGCTGGCCTGGGCGGGTCGCCTGCACGAGATCGGCACGCATATCTCGCACGATCGCGCGCACCACCACGGCGCCTACATCCTCGACCATGTGGATGCCCCTGGCTTTTCTCTGCCCGAATTGCACCGCATGAGTCAGTTGGTGATGGGCCAGCGCGGCAAGTTGCGCAAGCTCGAAGAGGCCTTGACGGACGAACTGTTCGCCAAGCAGTTGATGGCGCTTCGCCTGGCCGTGTTGCTGTGCCATGCGCGACAGATGCCGGAATACCAGTCCGTCAAGCTCAGCTACAAGCCACGTGCCTTCAAGCTCTCGACCAACCCGGGCTGGGCCAGGCGCTACCCGCAATCGGCCTGGCTATTGGGCGAAGAGGTACTGGCCTGGCAGAAGTCGGCCTGGAAATTCACCGCCGATATTCGCTGA
- a CDS encoding SixA phosphatase family protein — protein MDLILWRHAEAHDHPDLQTGLPGDAVDLARRLTPRGEKQATRMAGWLDRQLPDGARIWSSPAARCEQTVLALGRKFKLRDELAPDGDVLALLELVQWPQGKSPVVVVGHQPTLGRVVSRLLGLVEPECSMKKGAVWWLRHRERDGADQTVIVTVQTPELM, from the coding sequence ATGGACCTGATCCTGTGGCGGCATGCCGAGGCGCACGACCACCCCGATCTGCAGACCGGCCTGCCCGGTGACGCTGTCGATCTGGCGCGGCGCCTCACGCCGCGAGGGGAAAAGCAGGCCACGCGCATGGCGGGCTGGCTCGACCGGCAGTTGCCCGATGGCGCGCGCATCTGGAGCAGTCCGGCCGCGCGCTGCGAGCAGACCGTGCTGGCCCTGGGGCGCAAATTCAAGCTGCGTGACGAACTGGCCCCGGACGGCGATGTGCTGGCGCTGCTGGAGCTGGTGCAGTGGCCGCAGGGCAAGTCACCGGTGGTGGTGGTCGGCCATCAGCCCACGCTGGGGCGGGTGGTGTCGCGCCTGCTCGGCCTGGTGGAGCCGGAGTGCTCGATGAAGAAGGGCGCAGTCTGGTGGTTGCGCCACCGCGAACGCGATGGCGCCGATCAGACGGTGATCGTTACCGTGCAGACGCCGGAGTTGATGTAA
- the ppk1 gene encoding polyphosphate kinase 1, whose amino-acid sequence MSGTNPHSRIPFLDRDHSILAFNERVMDWARRADVPLLERLRYLSIVSSNLDEFFEVRVAPHLSAARANEQRGAYTAHTYEALSQKVHALVGQQYTIYNDELLPLLEKKGVKIVSHGERNARQRRWVKDFFTKEVQPLLMPVGLDPSHPFPQVANKSLNFIVRLSGRDAFGRENEIAIVKVPRILPRFFRMPPVKGSKQTHFVSISSLIRSHLNDLFPGRQVTEFSQFRVTRHSDLAVDEEEVKNLRTALRKGLQQRHYGQALRLEVSAGCSLYLSNFLLAQFGLQESDLYRVSGPVNLVRLNQLIDKVDTPALHFDSYNACWPVQLHPGESYFERLKKGDVLIHQPYESFDAVLAFLREAVEDPDVLAIKQTIYRTGAKSELMDLLREAVRRGKEVTAVVELKARFDEEANINYAERLESVGAQVVYGVVGLKTHAKMLLVTRREPQGLRRYAHISTGNYNPGTARLYTDLSYLTADDALTADLEHIFLHLASQNRLPKLNKALIAPFHLHKAMLDKVEAAGAAAKAGLDARVILKMNALTDEPLARALAVASQEGVKIDLIVRGACILPAQVPGFTDNVRVRSVIGRLLEHSRVFYFRTAEVEELWLSSADWMNRNMLRRIELAWPVTDAALRHRLVEECLLAYMHDTKDAWLLQPDGHYVPAGSLERSGTVLHSAQVSLMARYGGKG is encoded by the coding sequence ATGAGCGGCACCAACCCCCATTCCAGGATTCCCTTTCTCGATCGCGATCACAGCATCCTCGCTTTCAACGAGCGGGTCATGGACTGGGCCCGGCGGGCTGACGTGCCCTTGCTCGAACGCCTGCGCTACCTCAGCATCGTGTCGAGCAATCTCGACGAGTTCTTCGAAGTGCGCGTGGCCCCGCACCTGAGCGCGGCCCGGGCCAACGAACAGCGCGGCGCGTACACCGCACACACCTACGAAGCGTTGTCGCAGAAGGTGCATGCGCTGGTGGGGCAGCAGTACACCATCTACAACGACGAGCTGCTGCCGCTGCTGGAGAAGAAGGGCGTCAAGATCGTTTCCCATGGTGAGCGCAATGCGCGGCAAAGGCGCTGGGTCAAGGACTTTTTCACCAAGGAAGTCCAGCCCCTGCTCATGCCCGTGGGCCTGGACCCGTCACACCCGTTTCCCCAGGTCGCGAACAAGTCGCTCAATTTCATCGTGCGCCTGAGTGGCCGGGATGCCTTTGGCCGCGAGAACGAAATCGCCATCGTGAAGGTGCCGCGCATCCTGCCGCGCTTCTTTCGCATGCCACCGGTCAAAGGCTCGAAGCAGACGCACTTCGTCTCCATCTCCAGCCTGATCCGTTCGCACCTGAACGACCTGTTTCCCGGGCGCCAGGTCACCGAGTTCTCGCAATTCCGCGTCACGCGCCACTCCGATCTGGCGGTGGATGAAGAAGAGGTGAAGAACCTGCGCACCGCCTTGCGCAAGGGCTTGCAACAGCGGCACTACGGCCAGGCGCTGCGGCTGGAGGTGTCGGCCGGCTGCTCGCTGTATCTGTCCAATTTTCTGCTGGCACAGTTCGGGCTCCAGGAAAGCGATCTCTACCGCGTGTCCGGTCCGGTGAATCTGGTGCGGCTGAACCAGTTGATCGACAAGGTCGACACGCCCGCACTGCACTTCGACAGCTACAACGCCTGCTGGCCGGTGCAGCTCCATCCCGGGGAGTCGTATTTCGAACGCCTGAAGAAGGGCGATGTGCTGATCCACCAGCCATACGAGAGCTTCGATGCGGTGCTCGCTTTTCTGCGCGAAGCCGTGGAAGACCCGGATGTGCTCGCCATCAAGCAGACCATCTACCGCACCGGTGCCAAGTCCGAGCTCATGGACTTGCTGCGCGAAGCGGTGCGCCGGGGCAAGGAAGTCACGGCGGTGGTCGAACTCAAAGCGCGGTTCGACGAAGAGGCCAACATCAACTACGCCGAGCGGCTGGAATCGGTGGGGGCGCAGGTGGTGTATGGCGTGGTGGGCCTGAAGACACACGCGAAGATGCTGCTCGTCACGCGGCGCGAGCCCCAGGGCCTGCGCCGCTATGCGCACATCTCCACCGGCAACTACAACCCCGGCACCGCACGCCTCTACACCGACCTGAGTTACCTCACCGCCGACGATGCGCTCACGGCCGACCTGGAGCACATCTTCCTGCACCTGGCCAGCCAGAACCGCCTGCCCAAGCTCAACAAGGCCTTGATCGCACCCTTTCACCTGCACAAGGCGATGCTGGACAAGGTGGAGGCCGCGGGGGCGGCCGCCAAGGCGGGCCTGGACGCCCGGGTCATTCTCAAGATGAACGCCTTGACCGACGAGCCGCTGGCGCGTGCGCTGGCCGTGGCTTCGCAAGAGGGCGTGAAGATCGATCTCATCGTGCGCGGTGCCTGCATCCTGCCGGCCCAGGTGCCTGGATTCACCGACAACGTGCGCGTGCGCTCCGTCATCGGCCGCTTGCTGGAGCACTCCCGGGTGTTTTATTTCCGCACCGCGGAGGTGGAAGAGTTGTGGCTCTCCAGCGCCGACTGGATGAACCGCAACATGCTGCGGCGCATCGAGCTGGCCTGGCCGGTGACCGATGCCGCGCTGCGCCACCGCCTCGTGGAAGAGTGCCTGCTGGCCTATATGCACGACACCAAGGACGCCTGGCTGCTGCAACCCGATGGCCATTACGTGCCCGCAGGCTCTCTGGAGCGCTCAGGTACCGTGCTGCATTCGGCACAAGTCAGCCTGATGGCCCGCTACGGAGGCAAAGGATGA
- a CDS encoding glycosyltransferase family 4 protein, with product MKILIVTDAWQPQVNGVVTTLVELVRELQARSHEVVVIQPGQFRTRPCPGYAGIDLALFPGRRLRALMDAAQADAIHIATEGPLGWAARRYCLRRKLAFTTAFHTKFPEILHAALGVPLSWGYALFRWFHRPSRGVMVPTEGVMEMLQARGFCQLRGWTHGVDTRLFALTDTPSTYPLLGPLAHPVSLYVGRVSYEKNIEAFLDLDVPGSKVVCGVGPLASTLQQRYPNVHWLGVMPRHELAKVYAAADVFVFPSRSETFGLVMLEAMACGVPVAAYPVDGPLQVIGESRAGALHEDLREAWMDALKVKRHEARERALEFDWGKVAELFVSHLSPLNPPRRPRHHVGSGRSSQQSLSPNGRPVVE from the coding sequence ATGAAGATTCTGATCGTGACGGACGCCTGGCAGCCACAGGTCAATGGCGTGGTGACGACCCTGGTCGAACTCGTGCGCGAGCTGCAGGCCCGCAGCCACGAGGTGGTGGTCATCCAGCCCGGCCAGTTCCGCACGCGGCCATGTCCGGGCTACGCGGGCATCGATCTGGCGCTCTTTCCCGGCCGTCGCCTGCGCGCCCTGATGGACGCGGCCCAGGCCGATGCCATCCACATCGCCACCGAAGGACCGTTGGGTTGGGCGGCGCGCCGCTACTGCCTGCGCCGCAAGCTGGCCTTCACCACCGCGTTTCACACCAAGTTCCCCGAAATCCTGCACGCCGCGCTGGGTGTGCCGCTCTCCTGGGGCTATGCGTTGTTTCGCTGGTTCCACCGCCCCAGCCGCGGCGTGATGGTGCCCACCGAAGGCGTGATGGAGATGCTTCAGGCGCGTGGATTCTGCCAACTGCGCGGTTGGACCCATGGTGTGGATACACGCTTGTTCGCATTGACGGACACGCCCTCGACCTACCCCTTGCTGGGACCGCTGGCACATCCCGTCAGCCTTTACGTGGGGCGTGTCTCGTACGAGAAAAACATCGAAGCCTTTCTCGACCTGGACGTGCCGGGCAGCAAGGTGGTGTGTGGGGTGGGGCCTCTGGCCTCCACGCTGCAGCAGCGGTACCCCAATGTGCACTGGCTGGGGGTGATGCCGCGCCACGAGTTGGCGAAGGTGTACGCCGCTGCAGACGTTTTCGTGTTTCCCAGCCGCAGCGAAACCTTCGGCCTGGTCATGCTCGAGGCCATGGCCTGCGGCGTGCCGGTCGCAGCGTACCCGGTGGACGGCCCCTTGCAGGTGATCGGCGAGAGCCGCGCGGGTGCCTTGCACGAAGACCTGCGCGAAGCCTGGATGGACGCGCTCAAGGTCAAACGCCACGAAGCGCGGGAACGCGCACTGGAATTCGACTGGGGAAAGGTGGCCGAGTTGTTTGTCTCGCACCTGAGTCCGCTCAACCCTCCGCGCAGGCCCAGGCACCATGTCGGCTCGGGCCGCTCAAGCCAGCAGAGCTTGTCGCCCAATGGTCGTCCGGTCGTTGAATAA
- a CDS encoding UDP-2,3-diacylglucosamine diphosphatase, with protein MARQSRFHGTSGLENLARRGGAAGGFGALPIELDPLEDDAHEPTERARYRAVFISDLHLGTAGCQARPLLNFLKHHPSHTLYLVGDIIDGWQLRRKWYWPQAHNDVVQKLLRRSRKGCRVVFVPGNHDEFARQFDGHNFGGIEVANEAVHTTADGRRLWVVHGDHFDGVIQCAKWLAYLGDNAYELTLRLNRHLNSLRARLGLPYWSLSQYLKHKVKSALNYVTDFERAVAAEARSRGYQGVVCGHIHRAEMRTIDGTLYCNDGDWVESLTALVEHLDGRLELVHWGERIAPVSSPAPQAERQLS; from the coding sequence ATGGCCCGGCAAAGCCGGTTCCACGGCACCTCTGGTCTGGAAAACCTCGCGCGCCGGGGTGGGGCTGCCGGAGGTTTCGGGGCTTTGCCCATCGAACTGGACCCGCTTGAAGACGACGCCCACGAGCCCACCGAACGCGCCCGCTACCGGGCCGTTTTCATTTCCGATCTGCACCTGGGCACCGCGGGCTGCCAGGCCCGGCCCTTGCTGAATTTCCTCAAGCACCACCCCAGCCACACGCTGTACCTGGTGGGCGACATCATCGACGGCTGGCAACTGCGCCGAAAATGGTATTGGCCGCAGGCGCACAACGATGTGGTGCAGAAGCTGTTGCGCCGCTCGCGCAAAGGTTGCCGCGTGGTGTTCGTGCCGGGCAACCACGACGAGTTTGCGCGCCAGTTCGATGGCCACAACTTCGGCGGCATCGAAGTGGCGAACGAAGCCGTGCACACCACGGCCGACGGCCGCCGCCTCTGGGTGGTGCACGGCGACCATTTCGATGGCGTGATCCAGTGCGCCAAATGGCTCGCCTACCTGGGCGACAACGCCTACGAACTCACGCTGCGCCTGAACCGGCACCTCAACTCGCTGCGTGCGCGCCTGGGCCTGCCCTACTGGTCGCTGTCGCAGTACCTCAAGCACAAGGTCAAGAGCGCGCTCAACTATGTGACCGACTTCGAGCGCGCCGTGGCCGCGGAAGCGCGCTCGCGCGGGTACCAGGGCGTGGTCTGCGGTCACATCCACCGCGCCGAGATGCGCACCATCGACGGCACGCTGTACTGCAACGACGGCGATTGGGTGGAGAGCCTGACGGCGCTGGTGGAACACCTGGATGGTCGGCTCGAGCTCGTGCACTGGGGTGAGCGCATCGCTCCGGTGTCCTCCCCCGCACCGCAGGCAGAACGCCAACTGTCCTGA
- a CDS encoding GNAT family N-acetyltransferase, with product MKELPTPTLDISPIALPRGSLHPRPLFAPTPVVATTAATPLAGGIDVSWARDLDEVREAQRLRYEVFSNEMGARLPQQVPGHDVDLFDDFCEHLLVRDAASRDVIGTYRVLTPAQAKRVGSTYSDTEFDLTRLRQVRERMVELGRSCVHRDHRHGGVIMALWGALAEFMVRNGLDTMIGCASIPMRHEGPNGVVGGGHVAASIWRQVKEMHLAPIDCHVRPRLPLPVERLDDTLDVEPPALIKGYLRLGAKVLGPPAWDPDFNAADLPMLMRISDLPARYRKHFLGA from the coding sequence ATGAAAGAACTGCCTACCCCGACGCTGGACATCTCGCCCATCGCCTTGCCTCGGGGGTCGCTTCATCCCCGCCCGCTTTTCGCGCCCACGCCCGTGGTCGCCACGACCGCTGCAACCCCCCTCGCTGGGGGCATTGATGTTTCGTGGGCGCGGGATCTGGATGAGGTTCGTGAAGCGCAACGGTTGAGGTATGAGGTGTTCTCCAACGAAATGGGCGCCCGGTTGCCGCAGCAGGTACCCGGCCATGACGTGGACCTGTTCGACGATTTCTGCGAGCACCTGCTGGTGCGCGACGCCGCCAGCCGCGACGTGATCGGCACCTACCGCGTGCTCACGCCGGCCCAGGCCAAGCGCGTGGGCAGCACCTACAGCGATACCGAGTTCGACCTGACCCGCCTGCGCCAGGTGCGCGAACGCATGGTGGAGCTGGGCCGCAGCTGTGTGCACCGCGACCACCGCCACGGGGGCGTGATCATGGCGCTGTGGGGCGCTCTGGCCGAGTTCATGGTGCGCAACGGGCTGGACACGATGATCGGTTGCGCCAGCATCCCGATGCGGCACGAGGGGCCGAATGGCGTCGTGGGTGGCGGGCATGTGGCCGCCAGCATCTGGCGCCAGGTGAAGGAAATGCACCTCGCGCCGATCGACTGCCATGTGCGCCCGCGCCTGCCGCTGCCGGTGGAGCGGCTGGACGACACGCTCGACGTGGAGCCTCCCGCGCTCATCAAAGGCTACCTGCGCCTGGGTGCCAAGGTACTGGGCCCCCCGGCGTGGGATCCGGACTTCAACGCCGCCGACCTGCCCATGCTGATGCGCATCTCGGACTTGCCCGCGCGGTACCGCAAGCATTTCCTGGGAGCTTAG
- a CDS encoding DOMON-like domain-containing protein: MNASLDLLRTQLRHHPATPPGTPLSLTVELRTQGDGLRLRYTLSGHTAALCIPAPAAPTPTDGLWRHTCFEAFVAATGEAAYREFNFSPSSQWAAYRFSAERERDTAAEAREPVLPMPPPAAQATPRALTLTARLPLNALPRSASVLDIGLCAVIEERDGRLSYWALHHPGARPDFHHPDGRTLRLASPLI; the protein is encoded by the coding sequence GTGAACGCCAGCCTCGACCTTCTGCGCACCCAGTTGCGCCACCACCCCGCCACGCCCCCCGGTACGCCCCTGTCGCTGACCGTGGAACTGCGCACACAGGGCGATGGCTTGCGGCTGCGCTACACGCTGAGCGGCCACACGGCGGCCCTTTGCATCCCCGCGCCCGCAGCCCCGACGCCCACCGATGGCCTTTGGCGGCACACCTGCTTCGAAGCCTTCGTCGCCGCAACGGGTGAGGCCGCCTACCGCGAATTCAATTTCTCGCCCTCGAGCCAATGGGCGGCCTACCGCTTCAGCGCCGAGCGTGAGCGCGACACGGCCGCCGAAGCGCGCGAACCCGTGCTGCCGATGCCGCCACCGGCGGCCCAGGCCACGCCACGCGCGCTCACCCTCACCGCCCGCCTGCCCTTGAACGCCTTGCCCCGCAGCGCCTCGGTGCTGGACATCGGCCTGTGCGCCGTCATCGAGGAGCGCGATGGCCGCCTGAGCTACTGGGCGCTGCACCACCCGGGCGCACGCCCCGATTTCCACCATCCCGATGGCCGCACCCTGCGACTGGCCTCGCCCTTGATCTGA
- a CDS encoding exo-beta-N-acetylmuramidase NamZ family protein, with product MQFGIERFLNDPALRAPLEGRRVALLAHPASVTRDLTHSLDALAALPDVKLSAAFGPQHGLRGDKQDNMVESPDFQDPRLGIPVFSLYGTVRRPTDAMMASFDVLLVDLQDLGCRIYTFITTLRYVLEAAAKHGKAVWVLDRPNPAGRPVEGLTLREGWESFVGAGPMPMRHGMTMGELGQWFIATLGLQLEYRVITMSAWEPDTAPGFGWPLGRTWVNPSPNAANLSMARAYAGTVMLEGTTLSEGRGTTRPLELFGAPGIDIRRLMADMRRIAAQWLQGCVLRECFFEPTFHKHVGQLCAGVQIHVEDPAHYDHAAFKPWRLQALAFRALRLQSPDYPLWRDFPYEYEHDRLAIDLINGGPLLREWVDDVSAAPEVLEQAASADEAAWLEARKPYLLY from the coding sequence ATGCAATTCGGCATCGAACGTTTCCTGAACGACCCCGCTCTGCGCGCCCCCCTCGAAGGCCGCCGCGTGGCCCTGCTGGCCCACCCGGCATCGGTCACACGCGACCTGACCCATTCGCTGGATGCGCTGGCCGCCCTGCCCGACGTGAAGCTCAGCGCCGCGTTCGGCCCGCAGCACGGCCTGCGCGGAGACAAGCAGGACAACATGGTCGAGTCGCCCGACTTCCAGGACCCGCGCCTGGGCATCCCGGTGTTCAGCCTATACGGCACGGTGCGCCGCCCGACCGATGCCATGATGGCCAGCTTCGACGTGCTGCTGGTCGACCTGCAAGACCTCGGCTGCCGCATCTATACCTTCATCACCACCCTTCGATACGTGCTGGAAGCCGCGGCGAAGCACGGCAAGGCCGTGTGGGTGCTCGACCGCCCCAATCCCGCGGGCCGCCCCGTGGAAGGTCTCACGCTGCGCGAAGGCTGGGAGAGCTTCGTCGGCGCGGGCCCCATGCCCATGCGCCATGGCATGACCATGGGCGAACTGGGCCAGTGGTTCATCGCCACGCTCGGCCTTCAACTGGAGTACCGCGTCATCACCATGAGCGCCTGGGAGCCCGACACCGCGCCCGGCTTCGGCTGGCCGCTAGGCCGTACCTGGGTGAACCCCAGCCCGAACGCGGCCAACCTGTCGATGGCACGCGCCTACGCGGGCACGGTCATGCTCGAAGGCACCACGCTCAGCGAGGGCCGAGGCACCACGCGGCCACTGGAGTTGTTTGGCGCGCCGGGCATCGACATCCGCCGTCTGATGGCCGACATGCGCCGCATCGCGGCGCAGTGGCTGCAGGGCTGCGTGCTGCGCGAGTGCTTCTTCGAGCCCACCTTCCACAAGCATGTGGGCCAACTCTGCGCGGGCGTGCAAATCCACGTGGAAGACCCTGCGCACTACGACCACGCCGCCTTCAAACCCTGGCGCCTGCAAGCGCTGGCATTTCGAGCGCTGCGGCTGCAATCCCCCGACTACCCGTTGTGGCGCGACTTCCCCTACGAATACGAGCACGACCGACTGGCCATCGACCTCATCAACGGCGGACCCTTGCTGCGGGAATGGGTGGATGACGTGTCGGCTGCGCCCGAGGTGCTCGAACAAGCCGCCAGCGCGGATGAAGCGGCCTGGCTGGAAGCGCGCAAGCCCTATCTGCTGTACTAG